CCAATACATCTTACGACAGGTGGTGGGAAGGCCGTCGTTTGTTAGGGGCGCTAACCAATGTGAGCCGCAACCTGGCCATAAAGATCAAATCGCTAAAGCTAAGGCCAGAACATAATGAGTTTTTTGATTATGCCATTCCCAAATACGCTTTTGCGTTAAAGGAGCATTTAAGGGAAAAACAGTATTTTGGAAAGAACAGCTTGCTGATCGAAGTAGATGCCGGAAAGCATATTCCTAATCAGGTGGCAACCAGTATTTCATCAAGGGTTTTTGAGCTGCAGGCTAGCGGGGAGATCAGCCAGGAACAGCTGCTTATACTTAATGCAGATGTTCAGCAATTCACTGATATTTGTGGTGGCTGTGAGCGTATTAAAAGAACGCCAATTCCTTATTCTTATAGCGCATTCATTAAAAAATTTATATTTATATATGTCATCACGCTCCCTTTTGGCTGGGTGTTTAGTCTCGGGTATTTTGTGGTTCCTATTGTTCCCTTTATCCTGTACGTACTGGCGAGTTTGGAGCTGATTGCAGAAGAAATTGAGAATCCTTTTGGAGAAGACGCCAACGATTTGCCGGTAGATGAGATTTGCAATAATATTGAAAAGCATGTAGGGGAGATACTGAAATAAGATGGTGAAAATTGCATGGCATCCGCTGTATGCACATCCATTGCCAGAGGGGCACCGTTTTCCGATGGTAAAGTATGAATTGATTCCGGAGCAGTTGCTTCATGAAGGAGTGATTACAGCAGCCAATTTATTCTCGCCCGAAGCCCTTGATGAAGAAATTGTACTGTTAACCCATCAACAGGCTTACTGGCAGCAATTGAAGGAGCTTAGTTTGCCGGTAAGGGAACAGCGCAGAATAGGCTTCCCCTTAACAGGACAATTGGTAGAAAGGGAACTCAGGATCGCGAAAGGGACAGTTCAGGGCGCATTGTTTGCGCAGCAGGTTGGGATTGCATTTAATGTAGCTGGAGGTACACATCATGCTGGAAGTAACTGGGGTGAAGGGTTCTGTCTATTGAACGATCAGGCCATCGCAGCAAACTATTTGTTAAAAACAGGGCTGGCAAAGCGTATCCTTATCATCGATCTGGATGTGCACCAGGGAAATGGTACAGCTGAGATTTTTTACGATAAACCCGAAGTGTTTACTTTTTCTATGCATGGCGATAAGAATTTTCCCTTTAGAAAGGAAACCTCCGATCTTGATATAGCACTAGAGGATGGGACTGCGAACGAAGTGTTTCTGGAAAAATTAAAGGCAATACTTCCCGTACTTTTAGCCCATCAACCCGATTTTGTTTTTTACCTTTCGGGTGTGGATGTGCTGGAGACTGATAAATTGGGTAAACTGGCTTTGACTAAGGCCGGATGCAGGGAAAGAGATAGGATAGTGCTGCAGTTTTGCAAAGACAACCGTTTGCCGGTTCAGGTCAGCATGGGCGGAGGGTATTCTCCAGCCATAAAAGATATTGTTGATGCACATTGCAGCACATTTAAAATTGGTTTAGATATTTTTGAATAATTATGAAGATTGTTATTGCAGAGAAACCTTCGGTAGGGCGTGAGTTGGCAAAGGTTTTTGGTGCTACAACTAAAAAAGATGGGTATATTGAGGGAAAAGGCTATTCTTTTACCTGGGCGTTCGGGCATTTGTTACAGCTGGCCCCACCGCAGGAATATGGATTTATTGGCTGGAGAAGGCAGCATCTGCCCATGCTTCCTAAGAAGTTTAAGCTGGCCATACGGAAAATAAAGACCAAAGATGGGATGGTGGAAGATCCAGGGGTGAGGAAACAACTGGATATCATTAAAAAGCTCTTTGATGAGGCTACCGAAATCATTGTTGCAACCGATGCCGGGCGTGAGGGAGAGCTTATTTTTCGGTACATCTATTACTTTTTAAAATGTAAAAAGCCTTTTAAAAGATTGTGGATATCCTCTCAAACAGATGAAGCTATAAAAGAAGGCTTCAGAAATCTGAAACCGGGAACAGATTACGATACCCTGTTCAATTCGGCACATTGCCGTTCTGAGTCGGATTGGCTGGTGGGGATGAACGCTACCCAGGCACTGAGCATCTCGGCTGGTAACCGCTCGGTTTTATCGTTGGGTAGGGTGCAGACGCCTACATTGGCCATGATCTGCTCTCGCTACCTGGAGATTAAAAATTTTGTGCCCCAAACCTATTACCAGCTAGCCATACAGCTGGATAAGGATGGGCAACTTTTCAGAGCAATGTCTGTCAGCAATTTTGATAAAAAAGAGGAAGCAGAAGAACTGCTGGCTAAAATTGAGGATGTGGCCTCGGGATTTAACAATGGGGGTAAAATCTTAAATGTAGAAGCTAAACCGCGTAAAGAACCGCCTCCGCTGCTACACGATCTGAGCAGCCTGCAGCAGGAAGCCAATAAACGTAAGGGCTTTACAGCCGATCAGACCTTGAGTTTGCTGCAGGGGCTATACGAAAGCAAGCTGGTTACCTATCCGCGTACCGGCAGCCGCTACATTGGTGATGATATCTTTGCAGGTGTGCCTAACCTGATAGAGAAAGCTAAAGCGCATCCTGATTTTAGCCGGCAGGCAGAGTTTCTGCTGACTGTTCCTTTGAACAAGAGGAGTGTCAATGCAAAAAAAGTGACCGATCACCATGCTATTCTGCCTACAGGCGAATCTCCTTACCAATTAAGTGGTGATAAACAGGCCATTTATGATATGATAGTAGGACGAATGCTCGAAGCATTTCACCAGGAATGTGTGAAAGAGATCACCAAAATATCTGTAGAATCAGGCTCCCTGTTTGTGGCAAACGGAACCGTGATCCGCTCTGCGGGATGGCGTTCGGTATTCAATGAGGCCGATGAAGAAAAGAAAGATGAAGACAATCCGGCGCTGCCCAAAGTAAAAAAAGGAGAGGAACTGCCCGTTACCAATAAGGCCCTGCTGGAAAAACAAACCAAACCTAAGGCCATGTATAACGAAGCTTCTCTATTGAAGGCATTGGAGACCTCGGGTAAGGACATTGAGGATGAAGAGTTGAGATACGCCATGAAAGACAGCGGACTGGGTACACCTGCAACCAGGGCGGCAATTATAGAAACACTGATCAACAGGGAGTATGTGAGCCGGGAAAAACGGAACCTGGTGCCTACAGCAAAAGGTTTGGCGGTATATGATGTGGTTAAAGACCAGAAAATTGCCCAGGCTGAATTAACTGGGCAATGGGAGAAACGCCTAGAAGAGATCCGTTCGGGAGCTTCGGTTGTTGATTTTAAAGCTGAGATTGCCGATTATACAAAACTGATCACCAATGAGCTTTTGCTTGCAGGCAACACCCTGGCCCAGAAACTGGCCGAACCAAAAGAAGAAAGTAAATGAGGAAAGCTATGTATTCCATATTAATTGTTATTGTTGTATTGGCTTTGCTGACCGTATGGGTATTGAGCTGGCCCGTATTTGGGACTGCCCCTAAAGGCGAACGTTTGGCGCGTCTTTCAAAATTGGCTAATTTTAAAGATGGTACACTTTCAAACCTATCGCCAACTCCAATGAAGCCCGATAGTATAAGTTATTGGGATATGATTGTGGGGATGATCAAGGGAAATGAAAATAGTGCACCTAAAAAGACGCTGCCCCATGTGAGGCCCGACTTTTCTGAAACGGATAAAACCAGGATTACCTGGTTTGGGCACTCTTCTTACCTGATACAGGTGGATGGCGTTAAAATCCTGGTAGATCCTGTTTTTAGCAAGCGTCCGTCGCCTTTTTCTTATATCGGTACGGGAAGTTATATGGGGACTGACTTCGTTAAATGTGAAGATTTTCCTGAACTCGATATTGTGCTGATTACGCACGATCATTATGATCACCTGGACTATCAAAGTATCCTGAAGCTCAAAAGCAAGACCCGGCTTTTTATTACCTCGCTTGGCGCGGGTGCGCATCTGGAATATTGGGGTGTGCCTTCAAAACAGATCGTTGAACTGACATGGGGGGAAGAAACGATTGCTAAAGGGCTGAAATTTACAGCTGCTCCAGCACGCCATTTTACCGGCAGGGGCTTTAAAAGGAATCAGAGTTTATGGTCTGCCTTTATTTTACAGGCTTCTAAACATAAGCTGTACCTTGGTGGGGATTCGGGCTATGACACTCATTTTAAAAAAACAGGGAAGCAGCATGGACCTTTTGATCTTGCCATTCTGGAGTGTGGACAGTACAATGCCTACTGGCCGCTGATACATATGTTTCCTGAACAAACTGTACATGCCGCCAAGGATTTAAATGCAAAAGTGTTGCTGCCGGTTCACTGGGCTAAGTTTACGCTGGCCATGCATGCCTGGAACGAACCAGCCATCCGTGTAACCAGGAAAGCCCGTACAGAAAACCTGAAAATCACAACGCCATTATTGGGAGAACAGGTTATATTAGATGAAAGTTATCCGTCGAAAGAATGGTGGCTGGATTAGTGTTTTTTGGTAAACAAAATTCTGCAAACAATGTTGTTCAGGTAGTAGCTTTTCAAACCGGTTTTAATAGGATCATTATGGCAGTAAAGACAGATTTTATAGAAATATTTCAAACCATAAGGGCGGTGCTCCAGCCTTATGCTACCTTGGGGTTCAGCAACAGGATCAATAGTGAAGTAACCTATGACCTGTGGAGTGACAAGAATGTGGAAATTGAAGGGCAAAAAAGAAATGAAATATACTTTGCCGGCCTGATGATCAAAAAAAGCCATGTCGGTTTTTATTACATGCCGGTATATGCAGAACCCGAGATGAAAAAGATTTTTGACCCCTCACTGTTAAAGTTATTAAAAGGGAAATCCTGCTTTCACCTCAAAAAACTGGATGACGAACTTCTGGGACATATCGAAAGTGCTTTGGCTGAAGGCTATAGGTTATATAAGGAAAAGGGTTGGGTGTAGAATTGAATTGGCAGGGCAGTGTCTTACTGGCCTTGAAGGATAAGGGGATTGAGGTGCAGTCATTTCTGCACGAAAATTACAGTATGCTGTTATGTAATGGTCTGGTGGCAATTCACCTGATTCCACTTGGCAATGTTTATAAGGCTGAGGAATTAATAGTGCTGCAAAGGATGTATCAGCTTAAAGGGGTTACGGTATTGCAACTCTGGCAGGATGTATGGTACAGCAGAAGTGCCCAGGTGCTGGGTAGGATTAAATCTGTTTTGGGCCTAAATAAACGTCTATATGGTCGTAAAGCTAAGGTTGTGTCGATCAATCAGCAACAGGCAGATGATTTTTTAAATGACAATCACCTTCAGGGATCTGCAAAATCAAGGTATAAGTATGCACTTGTGCTGGAAGGGGAGCTTATCGCAGTAGCCTGTTTTAGTAATGTCAGGTATATGAAAAAGATTGCACCAGGCTATCGCTCTGTGGAATTGATCCGGTTTGCTACGCGCATAGGCTTTACAGTTACGGGTGGCTTTACCAGGCTGCTAAAGCATCTGATCAAAACAATTGGGCCTGATGATGTGATGAGTTATGCAGATCGCGATTGGTCGTTGGGCAATGCCTACCAGCAGGCGGGTTTTAAACTGACGGAAGTAACCTTGCCAGCATCCATTTGGCTTCGCAGGAAGGATATGCAGCGTTTTTTTTCACATCGTTTACCAGCAGACGCTTTGCCTGGCAGAGATGCAGATCTTTTAGCTGTGCCGGCGGAGAGGGCATTTATTCCGGTCTTTAATACCGGTAATCTCAAATATTTGTTATACTTGAAATCACGACAGCATTAAATTATGGATAGGGAAATGAGCGAATATAAAAAGCCATTACTGGTTGTGTTGGGGCCTACCGCTTCAGGTAAAACCAAGTTGGCTGTCAATCTGGCAAATACTTTAAACGGGGAAATTGTGAGTGCCGATAGCAGGCAGGTGTTTGAGGGAATGGATATTGGCACAGGGAAAGATCTGGATGAATATGTTATTGCCGACAGGAAAGTTCCCTACCATTTAATCAATATCAGGCAGGCGGGTGACAGCTATAATGTAAATGAGTTTAAAGAGGATTTTTATAGCATTTTTACAAAAATAAGCGACAGAAATCTGCTTCCTGTACTTTGCGGAGGGAGCGGGATGTATATTCACAGTATTTTTCAGGATCATCAATATACCGCCATTCCGCCAAATCATACACTCAGAGCATCTTTGTCTGATTTGGAACTGACAGTATTGCGCGAGCTTTTGTCAGGTTATTCTCATAAATTCCGCGCACATGCCGATCTCTCTTCCAGAAAAAGAGTAATCAGAGCCATAGAAGTTTCGGATTATTTATCCTCAAATACACTGGAAAAAAAAGAACGCCCGGCTTTCGATTCTTGTGTGGTTGGTCTGGCTCCGGAAATTGACCAGCGTCGTAAAAAGATCATCGACCGGCTTTCGGTCAGGTTAAAGAAAGGGTTAATTGAGGAAGTGGAAGAATTGATAGCTTCGGGGGTTTCAAAAGATAAACTGATATTCTACGGTCTTGAATATAAGTTTGTTGTAGCTTATCTTTCGGGCAAATTTAATTACAATGAGCTTCAGGAGAAATTAACTATTGCGATATGTCAGTTTGCGAAGCGCCAGATGACCTTTTTCAGAAAAATGGAAAAGGATGGGGTGAAGATTAACTGGATAGATTCTCCGGATCAGGCCGAACAGTTTGCCTGGGCCATGGCCATATACAATGGCCATTTCAATAACCCTGTTTAATTTTAAGGGTAAAAACAGCAAGCTTAACTTTATTGTTACAATTTGTTAATAAGAAAAACATAGACAGCGTTGGCATGCTGTTTGTGTAAAGGGGTGTAGTAAACAGTTTTGATTTATGAGGTACTGAAATTTATCCATAATAAAATAACTGTTTGTAACACACAAGTACAATTAATAAAATAGAAATTAAAATGAAAAAAGTTACAAAAATTTTCGCGATTGCAGCAGGTCTTTTTATTTTGAGCGCAACAGCAACTCAGGCACAACAAAGAGAAAATGCTAAAGGTGTTCGTTTAGGTGTGGGTATCAGTGCCGGTGCGCCAACTGATGGTTCTCCATTTAAACTGGCTTACGGTGCAGACCTGGGCTTCCAGTTTGAGTTGTCAAGGGAACTGGCGCTTACGGCTACAGGTGGTTATACTTCATACAAAGCAAAAGACGGACAGGGAGATGATTATAACATGATCCCCGTAAAAGGTGGTGTTAAGGTATTTCCTCAAATTGGAGGTTTATATTTATCAGGTGAGGCCGGTTGTGGTTTCGGTACCAAGAAAGATGTTAAAGAAGCTTTCATTTATTCAGGTGGTATAGGTTACCAGACTGCTGGTGGTTTTGACATCGGTGCAAGATACGAAGGTGTTACTCAGCAAAAAGAGTCGATTTCTTACAGACCACAAAACGGTCAGTTTGCATTGCGTTTAGCTTACAGCTTCAAACTGTAATCAAAAAAATACCAATTTAAAAAAGCTCCTGAGCAATCGGGGGCTTTTTTTGTTCAGCGGCCAGGTAATGGCATGCTGTTTGTAATTACGATGCTATGGTGGCAAAAAATCCATCTTAACCCTAAAGTAAACATTATTAATATGAAAAGAACTATTCGATTTATGGCCATTACAGCAGCTGTTGTGGCGGTATTTTCTTTTACAAATGCAAATGCTCAATCTGCAGATTCCAAAGCGCTTCGTTTAGGTATTGGTCTTAATGCAGGTATTCCTACTACTGAAGGTGCCAGTTTTGTAATTGGTGGCGATCTACGTCTGCAAAAAGACTTCAGCTCTAATATTTCTGGCTTGCTGTCTGCCGGTTATAACCACTGGACACTTAAAGATGATGCCGGAAGCTTCGGTATGATCCCTGTAAAAGCTGGTGCGAAGATCTTTTTTGCTGAAAGCGCTTACTTTTCCGGTGAGCTTGGAGCAGGATTTTCAACGGAGAGCGGAGGTAAAACCTCGTTCTTATGGGCACCTGGGATAGGTTACGGTTTTGATAACGGCCTTGATCTGGGATTGCGTTATGAAGGAGCCGAAGTAAGTGGCGGTTCTTTGGGGCAGGTTGCCCTTCGTGTAGCCTACGGATTTAAACTTTAATCCGGTTTTTCAATAATTTTTTAAAAGCTCCTGATTTTTTCGGGAGCTTTTTTATTTATTTAAAATTAAAATGCTATTTTAACCACAAAAAACAAAACAATGAGGAAATACCTGGCAGTAATGCTAATCACAGGGATAGTTTCCTGCACAAATACAGAGAAAAAAGTAGCAGGGAATTCGGATACAACAGCAAAAGTGGAAGCTGCCGTACAAAACAACGTAGAATTGAAAGATGCTAAAGTGCAGGCCATTTATGATGGTTATATTGCATTAAAAAACACACTGGTAAATACCAATTTCGATGAAGCAAAAAAAACTGCAGCAGCACTCGGACCTGTTTTGGCCGCTTACAAAGGATGTGAAAATACCGCTTTGATTGCCGATAGAATTGCTTCTGCAAAAGATGTAGCTGCACAGCGTAAAGAGTTTACTGCTTTGAGTACTGATGTGATTGCTTTGTTTAAACATGCCGACTTGAAAAAAGGATCTATTTACGTACAGCATTGTCCAATGGCCAATAATGGGGATGGAGGCGATTGGCTGGCTGCAGAAAACAAAATCCAGAACCCATACTATGGAGATGAAATGATGGAATGCGGTCGTGTTCTGGAAGAAATTAAACCTGCTATGTAGGTTTTCTTACTTGTTTTTGACGCTCATTTAATAATAATTTAACAGCTTTGTTATAGTTAGCTAAAGGCTAATCCGAATAGATTAGTTAAGTTTGTTTTTATAAATTTAAGAATATATATGTCAGATATTGCAGAAATTAAGATTGATGGAAAGGTGTATGAATTTCCCGTTATCACTGGTACCGAAGGGGAGAAAGCTATAGATATTTCTAAACTCAGGGATTTAACGGGACACATTACTTTAGACTTTGGGTACAAGAATACGGGATCTACAAAAAGCGCGATTACTTTTTTGGACGGTGAACTTGGGATTTTGAAATACCGTGGCTATCCTATTGAAGAACTGGCTGAGAAATCAAACTTTTTAGAGGTTGCATATCTGCTGATATATGGTGAGTTGCCTACACAAGAGCAGCTGACAAATTTTCAAGCGCAAATCAGCAGGCATACACTTATCCATGAGGACATGAAGAAATTCCTGGATGGATATCCGTCCAAGTCTCACCCTATGGCCCAGCTTGCATCACTGGTTTGTTCCTTATCTACATTTTATCCGGAATCTTTAAAAGCCAATTCATCGCCTGAAACAATGGACCTGACGATGATCAAGCTGCTCGCAAAGTTCCCCACAATCGTTTCTTTCATTTATAAAAAATCCTTAGGTCACCCGCTGATCTATCCAAAAAATAAATACGACTATGTAAGCAACTTCCTGTATATGATTTTTGGTCAGCGTACAGAAGAGGTAGAAATTGATCCTGTAGTGGTAAGCGCTATGAATACTCTGCTGATTTTGCATGCTGATCACGAACAAAACTGCTCAGCATCAACAGTTAGAATGGTAGGCTCCTCCGACTGTAACCTTTATGCTTCTGTTTCAGCTGGTATTGATGCTTTATGGGGGCCGCTTCATGGTGGTGCCAATCAGGCGGTAATTGAAATGCTGGAGTTGATTAAAGAGGATGGAGGGGATACCGAAAAATGGATCAATAAAGCCAAAGATAAAAATGATCCTTTCCGTATGATGGGCTTTGGACATAGGGTATATAAAAACTTTGACCCACGTGCCAAAATCATTAAAAAAGCCTGTGATGATGTACTTGAGAAACTAGGTATCAACGATCCGGTACTGGAAATTGCCAAGAAACTGGAAGAAGCCGCATTGAGCGATCCTTATTTTGTTGAGCGTAAACTTTATCCTAACGTGGATTTCTATTCAGGGATCATATACAGGGCGCTAGGATTTCCTACGGATATGTTTACGGTATTGTTTGCCCTTGGTCGTTTACCGGGATGGATTGCGCAGTGGAAAGAAATGCATGAAAACAAAGAGCCTATCGGTCGTCCACGTCAGATTTATGTTGGATATACCGACAGGACCTTCACTAAAATTGAAGACAGATAATATCTGGTTATTTAATTCAATAAAAAGGCCGGTTAGTATTTTACTAACCGGCCTTTTTATTGATAGTAATCAATGTCCCATGGCTTTGATGGCAGTTTCCTCAGCCTTATTGTGTTTGTGCTTAAACATAACAGCAAATACAATGGTAATGATGAGTGCATAGCAGGTAAATGAGAGCCAGATGCTGTGCCAGTCCTTAATGTCCAATACACGGCTCAGGCTGCCATTTTCCAATATACTGATGCCTTTGTTTTTCAGAAAGCTTAGCAGATGCTCATTTTTAGCATCCGTTTGCGCGTAAGTTGCAAGAGATTGGACATCGCTATACGATCTGGTAAAGTACTTATCTATCATCCAGCCGGAAACCAGGCTGCCAAATACGGCACCAAAACCGTTGGTCATCATCATAAACATGCCCTGTGCAGAAGATCTTGTTTTGGGGGTAGTGGAGGTTTCTACAAATAGAGAGCCTGAAATGTTAAAGAAATCGAAGGCCATGCCATATACAATACAAGACATGACGATCATCCACAGATTGCCGGTAGGATCGCCATAGGCAAAGAACCCAAAACGCAATACCCAGGCAAACATGGCAATTACGATCACCTTTTTAATTCCGAACTGCTTCAGGAAAAAGGGAATGGCCAGGATGAAAAGGGTTTCGGAGACCTGTGATATGGACATAATGATGGTAGAATACCGGATCACAAAAGAATCGGCATATACCGGAAACAATTTGAACTCGTCCAAAAACACGTCTCCATAGGCGTTAGTAAGCTGTAGGGCACCGCCTAAAAACATAGAAAAGATAAAAAACAAAGCCATTTTATAATTGGCAAAGAGTTTAAAAGCTTCCAGTCCGAATGCCTGGGCAAATGTTTTTTTCTCAGCTATAAGGCCCCTCAGGGCGGCAATTAGGAAGCGTAAAGGCATACAAGCCCAGTGCCAGTGCAGCGATACCGGCAATGTAAAACTGGTACGCGGTAGCTTTATTGCCGGTAAGATTGGTCGTCCACATGGCCACAATAAAGCCTATTGTTCCCCAAACCCTTATCGGTGGGAAGTTTTTGATAATGTCTAGCTGGGTTAATTTCAGTGTAGTGTAGGAAATGGAGTTGCTCAGCGAAATGGTGGGCATATAAAAACACATGGCCAGCAGCATTACCCAGAAAAACGAATCCGGACTATTTACCTGAGGCAGATAAAACAAAACAGCAGCATACATTATGTGGAGGATTCCGTACAATACTTCGGCATTTACCCATTTATCTGCAATAATCCCTGTTAAAGTTGGCATGACCAGCGAGGCAAAGCCCATGGTTGCGAAGATGGCCCCGAACTGCGTTCCGTCCCATTGTTTTGTCCCAAACCAGTAATTTGCAATAGTAATGAGCCAGGCACCCCAAACAAAGAATTGCATGAAACTCATCAGGGTTAAGCGAAACTTAACGTTCATCATAAGAATGGTTTAGTTTATTTTGAATTTCTTTTGTTTAGCTCATCCCGGATACGTGCGGCTTTTTCATAGGCTTCTTCTGCAATGGCTTCCTGAAGCTTTTGATTGAGTTCTTCGATAGATAATGATTTATAGTTTGAAGAAGGTATGGAAGAGATGTCTTCAGTCCCCTGTTCTTTGGATAGACTGTCCATGTTTTCGAGGAACAGAAAGTCGTTCCCTTCTATTACAATACCTGCTGAAGAAAGGATAAATTCGTAGGTATAAATGGCAGCGTTAAACCTTACTGCCAAGGCAATGGCATCAGAAGTGCGCGCATCAATTTCTTGTGTGGTTGTGCCATCGGTACAGATCAGTTTCGCATAAAAAACACCCTCTACCAAGTTATAGATCAGGATTTCTCTGATTTCGATGTTGTAGATCTGCGCAAAGGTTTTGAACAGGTCGTGCGTCAATGGCCTGCTTGGGGTCATCTTTTCTATTTCTATGGCAATGGCCTGTGCCTCAAACGCACCAATAATAATCGGCAAACGCCTTCTGCCATTTACCTCTCCAAGCACGAGGGCGTAGGCACCCGATTGCGTCTGGCTGTAAGATAAACCAACAATGTCTAGTTTTACTTTTTTCATTTTATTGAAATGTCATTTCGAACCTGTTAAATGCATATCTGTACTTCAACAGGTTCAGTATGACAGTGATCTAACCTTTATGTGCTTTTAATGCTTCTATTAATTTTGGTACTACTTCAAATGCATCCCCAACAATTCCATAATCAGCAACTTTGAAGAAAGGAGCTTCAGGGTCTTTATTGATCACCACGATCACTTTAGATGAACTTACTCCGGCAAGATGCTGGATGGCACCTGAAATGCCGATAGCAATATAAAGGTTCGGACTGATGGCAATCCCTGTCTGGCCAACGTGCTCTGAATGCGGCCTCCAATCGGCATCAGAAACCGGCTTGGAACAGGCTGTTGCTGCACCCAGCAGCGCCGCCAGTTCTTCGATCATTCCCCAGTTTTCTGGCCCTTTCAAACCTCTTCCTGCCGAAACTACCAGTTCTGCGTCCGGTAAGGATATTTTATTGGTGGCCCTTACAATTTCTTTTACAATAGCTGCGAGATCCGTCGATTTAATTTCAGGACTAAAAGTTTCAATAGCTGCATCAGCAGCATTTTCCTTAACCCCAAAGGCATTCGGGTTAAGTGCAATTACTTTAACAGCTGAAGTTAACTCGGTAAGGGCAAATGCTTTTCCGGAGAAAGCAGTTTTCTTTACCTGGAATTTTCCTCCATCCAGTTGTGGTAGTTCAACTGCGCCATCCACCAGCCCTGCTTTAAGTTTTACTGCAATACGCGGTGCTAAACCTTTACCGGAGAAGGAATTGGATAGTACCACTACATCAGCATTTTCTTTTTTTGCGGCTTCTGCAATTACAGCAGCATAAGCTTGGTTTACAAAGTTTTTCAGCTGGTCATTCGAGACATTTAATACTTTAGCAGCACCATATTTTCCTAATTCCTTTAATTCAGCATCGGCAACATTCCCGATAGAAACAGCTGTTAAATTACTATTTTGTTTGTCTGCAATGGCTTTTGCATAAGAAACTGCTTCAAATACAGATTTCTTAAACTTACCATCTACTTGCTCTACATATACTAAAACTGACATAAGCTCTTTATTAAATGATTTTTTTAAAATTTGAAACAGAATAGATTAAATTACTTTCGCTTCCTGATGCAGCAGGTCTATCAATCTGGCAGTTTCTTCTGCCGGAACCAGTTTAACTGTACCGCGGGGAGGCGGGGTTTCAAATTGCTGTATTTTACTGAGTTGTTCTACTTCTTTGGCTTCAACCACCAGCAGCGGTTTGGTACGGGCCGACATGATCCCTCTCATATTTGGTATCTTGGGCTCTGCAGTGCCTTCTGCGCAGCTGGCAATAAATTTCCCGCTTACGGTGATGACTTCCTTACCACCTTCAATTTCGCGTTCTATGGTAGCAGTGCTACCATCATAGTCTAGTTTTTTAATGATAGAGATAGAAGGGATGTCCAGAAATTCTCCTACCATTGCTGCTACCTGTGAGCCATTGTAATCAATAGATTCACGGCCGCATAATATCATGTCAAATTCATTGCTCTTTGCATATTCAGCGATCTGGTAAGCTGTAAAATAAGCATCTCTTGGCGCTGCATTGATCCTTACGGCATCATCTGCACCTATAGCGAGTGCTTTTCTTATGGTTGGTTCAGTAGTG
This window of the Pedobacter africanus genome carries:
- a CDS encoding bifunctional nuclease family protein; amino-acid sequence: MKKVKLDIVGLSYSQTQSGAYALVLGEVNGRRRLPIIIGAFEAQAIAIEIEKMTPSRPLTHDLFKTFAQIYNIEIREILIYNLVEGVFYAKLICTDGTTTQEIDARTSDAIALAVRFNAAIYTYEFILSSAGIVIEGNDFLFLENMDSLSKEQGTEDISSIPSSNYKSLSIEELNQKLQEAIAEEAYEKAARIRDELNKRNSK
- a CDS encoding DUF3347 domain-containing protein, with amino-acid sequence MRKYLAVMLITGIVSCTNTEKKVAGNSDTTAKVEAAVQNNVELKDAKVQAIYDGYIALKNTLVNTNFDEAKKTAAALGPVLAAYKGCENTALIADRIASAKDVAAQRKEFTALSTDVIALFKHADLKKGSIYVQHCPMANNGDGGDWLAAENKIQNPYYGDEMMECGRVLEEIKPAM
- a CDS encoding electron transfer flavoprotein subunit alpha/FixB family protein, which encodes MSVLVYVEQVDGKFKKSVFEAVSYAKAIADKQNSNLTAVSIGNVADAELKELGKYGAAKVLNVSNDQLKNFVNQAYAAVIAEAAKKENADVVVLSNSFSGKGLAPRIAVKLKAGLVDGAVELPQLDGGKFQVKKTAFSGKAFALTELTSAVKVIALNPNAFGVKENAADAAIETFSPEIKSTDLAAIVKEIVRATNKISLPDAELVVSAGRGLKGPENWGMIEELAALLGAATACSKPVSDADWRPHSEHVGQTGIAISPNLYIAIGISGAIQHLAGVSSSKVIVVINKDPEAPFFKVADYGIVGDAFEVVPKLIEALKAHKG
- a CDS encoding MFS transporter, which produces MPLRFLIAALRGLIAEKKTFAQAFGLEAFKLFANYKMALFFIFSMFLGGALQLTNAYGDVFLDEFKLFPVYADSFVIRYSTIIMSISQVSETLFILAIPFFLKQFGIKKVIVIAMFAWVLRFGFFAYGDPTGNLWMIVMSCIVYGMAFDFFNISGSLFVETSTTPKTRSSAQGMFMMMTNGFGAVFGSLVSGWMIDKYFTRSYSDVQSLATYAQTDAKNEHLLSFLKNKGISILENGSLSRVLDIKDWHSIWLSFTCYALIITIVFAVMFKHKHNKAEETAIKAMGH
- a CDS encoding MFS transporter, whose amino-acid sequence is MMNVKFRLTLMSFMQFFVWGAWLITIANYWFGTKQWDGTQFGAIFATMGFASLVMPTLTGIIADKWVNAEVLYGILHIMYAAVLFYLPQVNSPDSFFWVMLLAMCFYMPTISLSNSISYTTLKLTQLDIIKNFPPIRVWGTIGFIVAMWTTNLTGNKATAYQFYIAGIAALALGLYAFTLPNCRPEGPYS
- a CDS encoding citrate synthase; its protein translation is MSDIAEIKIDGKVYEFPVITGTEGEKAIDISKLRDLTGHITLDFGYKNTGSTKSAITFLDGELGILKYRGYPIEELAEKSNFLEVAYLLIYGELPTQEQLTNFQAQISRHTLIHEDMKKFLDGYPSKSHPMAQLASLVCSLSTFYPESLKANSSPETMDLTMIKLLAKFPTIVSFIYKKSLGHPLIYPKNKYDYVSNFLYMIFGQRTEEVEIDPVVVSAMNTLLILHADHEQNCSASTVRMVGSSDCNLYASVSAGIDALWGPLHGGANQAVIEMLELIKEDGGDTEKWINKAKDKNDPFRMMGFGHRVYKNFDPRAKIIKKACDDVLEKLGINDPVLEIAKKLEEAALSDPYFVERKLYPNVDFYSGIIYRALGFPTDMFTVLFALGRLPGWIAQWKEMHENKEPIGRPRQIYVGYTDRTFTKIEDR
- a CDS encoding outer membrane beta-barrel protein — encoded protein: MKKVTKIFAIAAGLFILSATATQAQQRENAKGVRLGVGISAGAPTDGSPFKLAYGADLGFQFELSRELALTATGGYTSYKAKDGQGDDYNMIPVKGGVKVFPQIGGLYLSGEAGCGFGTKKDVKEAFIYSGGIGYQTAGGFDIGARYEGVTQQKESISYRPQNGQFALRLAYSFKL